From the Mesoplasma syrphidae genome, the window AAATATAGGAATGATTGCAATTACAAATATCGACTTTTTGGTAGCTGTTGGATTAGCTGCAGGTTTAGCCAAAGAAGAAAAAATTGCTGCTGCTTTATCTGGGTTAATGGCCTTAGCTGCACTTTATGTTTCAGGCAATATGATTATGTCAATTGTTTCCCCAAAAATGCTTGTTGGCAATGGACCAAAAGAAAATGGCCTAATTACCAGATTTGGAGTAATTGGATTTCAATATTCTGCATTAGGAGGTATGACTGCTGGGATGTTAGGATACGGAGTTCACCGCTGAACTTACAAATTAAAATTTCCAACATACTTGGCCTTTTTTGGTGGTCCCCGATTTTCGCCAGTAGCTGCAACCTTGGTAGCTTGATTATTTGGAATGCCATTAGCCTTAACATGAATTCCCATTTCCGGAGCTATTAAAAGTTTTGGAGAGGGTCTCACTAGCATGGGAGTTGCTGCACCATTTATTTATGGGTCATTTATTAGAATGTTAATTCCTTTTGGTTTGCATCACGTTTTGAATTATTTTTTGTACTATACAGAAGTTGGAGACACCTGGGTAAATCCGCAAACCAATGAAACGATTAAAGGAATTTACAGTATTGCTATTGCTAAAATAGGGGCTGGAGAATTTGTTACAGCAAAGTCTTCCTGAATTATTAATGGAACATTTCCTACAAATATGTTTTCTTTAACCGGAGCTGGTTTTGGAATGTGAATTTGCATTCCAAAAGAAAATAGAAAAGTCGGGGGGAGCATAATTTTTTCAGCGATGTTGTCTTCATTCCTATCAGGAATTACAGAACCAATTGAATTTACGTTTTTATTTTCAGCACCAATTCTATATGTTATTCATATTATTTTTACAGGTTGCACATATATGTTCATGTATATAGGAAATTTCGCTCAAGTTTCAACAAGAGGATCAGGATTGATTACATGAATTATCGTAAATGGAATTAATTTTAAAAATATTGAGCGAGTATGGGGGATTTTTATAATTGGCCCTATGATGTTTGCAATATATACAACAACCTTTGTAGTTCTTATTAAAAAGCTAAGGTTAAGAACACCTGGAGTTAATGGAACTGAAATTAAGTTACATTCTAAAAAAGATTTCAAAGAAAAAATAAATCCAGAGCTAAATTTTGTAAAAATGAATGACGATCAAGAATTAAACTTAATAGTAACAATAATTGAGGGTTTTGGAGGAAAAGAAAATATTTTAGTACTAGCAAATTGTGTTTCGCGTTTGCGAGTAACAGTTGCTAATGAAAAGTTAGTTGACGAAAATATCTTAAATTCTACTGGAAATTTTGGTATTAAAAAAATGCAAAATAAATATCAAGTAATTTATGGTCCTAAAGTAATTAATATTGCTACAGAGCTAAAAAAATACTTAAAAATGGAGGAATAATGACACGTAAATTAATTGTCAATAATTTAACTCTTGGGGATCAATTTTCTGCCCCAAGCAATATAGCAAAGGAAGTAAAAATTAGCGATATCTATTATAATTTTTTTAAAAAAAATACAAACATAATAATTCGAGATAAGGACTTTATTTTGCTACCCGATAAAATTATTTTAAATATTGTAGATATTCATGATGTTAATACTTTATCAGAAAGAACGTTTATTGCTGGATTAAAATTTTTAATTGAAAATGAAGATGCAGATACATATGTTCATTGTCAACTTGGAGTAAGTAGGAGCCCATCGCTTGTATTTATTTATTTAGTTTCACAAAAGTTTATTAAGGCTGATAATTTTTCAGATGCTATTGCTGATTTTATAGATAATTTTTATCCGTATATGAAATTAAATCAGGGAGTTTTTGACTTTTTAAAAACAAAATTTCCTTTTGTTGATATAGCCAAAAAAGCCAAACAGGAGTGAGGTAATTTTTAATGAGCAATAAGATTATTAAATTTGGAAATTATTTTGTAGAAATTTTTCAAAATGACAAATGTATTTTTCGTGAATCAAATTTGGTTGCATATGATTTGAAATCTTTAAAATTGATTGGGGCAGGTTTATATGCTGAGAATAAAATTCGTGAAGAGGGTAACTTTTTGTCAACGCGATTTTTTGAGAATGATAAGATGATCAATATTGAAAGTTTCATTTTTTACTTAAGATATTTAAAAAATACAAATATTTTGCCTAAAGATGAAGAAATCACATTTATCAAAATGAGCAAATTTTTGCAAGAAATCTGTAAAATGGAGTTTCCAAAAGCTCAATTTATAACTCAAAGAAAATTTTATAAAAATATAATTAGTAGTAATGCAGATTTTTATGTTGATTTAGAATATCATGCAACTTGAATCTATGAAAAAAATTATGGAAAAATATTTAAAATTGATTTTGGAATATTAAAGATTCAGAAATCTTTAAATGAGTATTTGTCTGTTAATTTTAATGGTCTTTTAAATACAAAGAAAACACTTGCTTTGCTAGATATTATTTCTAAAAAAGATTTTGACTCAACAGAAGTTGAATTAAGGGCAATTGGTACAGGTAGACCATTTAAAGTAAAAATTTTAAAAAATTCTGAATCGCTAAAACCTATCGAAGACCTAAAATCTCAAATTATGAAAATTACTAATAAAAAAGTAGTCGAAGGTAATATTGATTTTTTGAAAATTATTGAGAGACAATAACGTGTTAGCAGATATTATCTTAATTATTTTTGGTTTGTTATTGATTATTTTTGGAACATTAATTTACTTTAAATATAATAAACGAAAAAATAAAAACTTTACTTCTAAGCAAATGTCACTTACATATTGATTTAAAAAATCAATTTGATTAATTTTTATTGTGAGTGGAATTATCTTGTTAGCTCTTTGTATTGCTGTTAACATGTAAAATTACAAAACTGTAAAAGTAATTTTTTTGTCTTTAAAATACTTAAGAAAGTATATAATTAAATTAACAAAAGAGGTATTTTATGATAGATATAAATTATGTTGAACAAAATTTAAAGGAAGTGACTGAACGGTTAAATTCACGAACACAAGATTATACAAACGATCTTATTTTTGCAGTTGAAAAAAATATTGCGAGAAAACAAATTCTTAAAGAAGTAGAAGAAGTCAAATCTTCTAAAAACTTATTGTCTAAAGAGATTGGGCAGCTTTTGAAAAATAATAATCATAAGGAAGCAAAAAAAGCTAAAGAAAAAGTTTCTCAAATGAATATTGTAATTGAGAAATTGGATAAAGAATTAAAAAAAGTTGAAGCAGAATTAGAAAACAAATTACGCTATATTCCTAATATTCCAAATTTAAATATGCCAATTGGAAATGATGATAATGATAATGTTGAAGTTCGTCGTTTTGCAGATGATAAAATTATTAAACATCAAACTCCTCATTGAGAAATTGCTTCAAAATTGAATCTTGTTGATTTTGAAGCAGGACCAAAATTAAGTGGATCGAGATTTTTAGTATATACTGGGTTAGGTTCTAAGATTGTTAGAGTTATTGCAGATATTTTATTATCAGCTCATACAAAAAGGGGTTACAAAGAAATGTTTGTACCAGTAATAGTAAATTCCGATGCAATGTTTGGAACAGGAAATCTTCCAAAGTTTGAGGATGATGCTTATAAAATTGGTGATCAATATTTAATTCCAACTGCAGAAGTTCCGTTAACAAATTTACATGCTAATGAGATTTTAGATAATAATCAATTACCAATTAAATATACCTCTTTTACGCAATGTTTTAGACAAGAGGCAGGATCAGCGGGACGAGATACTAAGGGAATGATTCGTTTACATCAATTTAATAAGGTAGAGCTTGTAAAACTAGTTCATCCAGAAACTTCTGATATTGAGTTAGAAAACTTAGTGAAAGATGCGGAAAATGTTCTTCAACTATTTGAATTACCATATCGTGTTGTAGAATTATGCACTGGAGATGTTGGTTTTTCTTCAATGAAAACTTATGATTTGGAAGTATGATTTCCAGAGCAAAATAAGTACCGTGAAATTTCATCATGTTCAAATTGTGGTGATTTTCAATCTCGCAATATGTCAACAAGATTTAAAGATAGTAATGGTAAAACAAAGTTGGTTCATACTTTAAATGGTTCTGGAGTTGCAATTGATCGTTTGTTTGCAGCAATTTTAGAAAATTATTGAGATGGAGAAAAACTGGTTTTACCAAAAGTAATGAGACCATATTTTGACAACCAAGAATTTTTAAAATAAGACTTTACGTCTTATTTTTTATATAATAGTATTTAAGCGAGGTATAGAATGGCAAAATTAAATGACACAATTGTTGCGCCAGCAACCAGTATTGCAACACAGGCCATTGCCTTAATTCGAATTAGCGGTGATGATGCATTTGTAATTATTAATAATTTATTAAAAAAGAAAATTCTTACTCAAAAAGGTGTTTTTGTTCGCAAACTTTATGAAAATAATAATTTAGTTGATGAAGTGGTTCTAACAACTTTTGTTAACCCTCAATCATTTACTGGCGAAAATGTTGTTGAAATTGCTTGTCATGGAGGAATTTTAAATACAAATAGAATTATTAGATTAATTTTAAATTTAGGTGCTCGAATGGCAATGAAAGGTGAGTTTTCGCAACGTTCATTTTTGAATGGTAAAATTGACTTAATTCAAGCTGAAGGAATTAATGATTTAATTCACGCAACTAATGATTTAGCTTTAAAAGTTGGAATTGATAATATGAGTGGAATTAACAACAAGGCGATTGTTGAATTAAAAGCAAACTTAATAGATATTATTTCACGAATTCAAGTGTCAATTGACTATCCCGATTATGATGACATTGAGGGGTCTAGTGTTGAAGATTTAATTAAACTGTTGACTTTAATAGAGCAACAAGTTACAAAACTACTAGTTCGTTCAAAAATGGCTAATAAATCTGTTGAAGGAATTAAAACTGCAATTGTTGGTCAAACAAATGTTGGAAAATCGTCAATACTTAATACTTTATTAAACGAAGATAAGGCAATTGTAACTGATATTCCGGGTACGACTAGAGATATTGTTGAAGGTCAGATAAGTTTGGGAAATGTCACTTTAAATTTAGTTGACACTGCAGGGATTCGTCAAACTGACGATGTTGTAGAATCTTTGGGAATTAAGAAATCTAAAGATCTAATTAATAAAGCTGACTTAGTGATTTTCGTTATGACAAAAAATAATCTTGATAGCCCAGAAAATGTTGAAATTTTAAAGCTTTTAAAAAATAAGTCACATATTCTGACAGTCAACAAAAATGAGTTGTTAACTAAAGAAGAAATAAAATTAATTGTTTCAAAATATCCACAAGCCGTGTTCACGAGTGCAATTAATAATGAAATTGATGATTTAATTTTTAAGATTAAAGAAATGTATGTAAACGAAGAAATTTTAGCTTCTAATGAGCTAATTTTGATTAATATTAATCAAATAGCTTTAATCGAAAGCGTTCAAGAAAAAATTAAGCAGGCATTACAAGCAATTCAAAATTTTATGCCAATTGATATTGTGAATGTAGATTTGTATGAAGCCTGAAACTATTTAAATGAATTAATTGGGGAACAATATGATGAAGAAATTATCGATAATATATTTAGAAAGTATTGTTTAGGTAAATAAAAAAACTAGAATATTGTTGCTTAATTGGTTATTAAACATATTGGTACATTAAAAATGACAAAGAAATTAAAAAAAGTAAGTAATTAAATTACTTACTTTTTTATTAAAATATTTTAGCTGCAGCTTGAATTTCTTTTTCAATTGTCTTGACTGCATCAACTGGTGTTAATTTGTTTAAAGGTTC encodes:
- a CDS encoding PTS transporter subunit EIIC, translated to MKKAQIIKNKIFSAQSSLESFARAILIPISIIPLLALIGAMGYAVQAIAVSAGTYSGNTKIAADAIKNIGMIAITNIDFLVAVGLAAGLAKEEKIAAALSGLMALAALYVSGNMIMSIVSPKMLVGNGPKENGLITRFGVIGFQYSALGGMTAGMLGYGVHRWTYKLKFPTYLAFFGGPRFSPVAATLVAWLFGMPLALTWIPISGAIKSFGEGLTSMGVAAPFIYGSFIRMLIPFGLHHVLNYFLYYTEVGDTWVNPQTNETIKGIYSIAIAKIGAGEFVTAKSSWIINGTFPTNMFSLTGAGFGMWICIPKENRKVGGSIIFSAMLSSFLSGITEPIEFTFLFSAPILYVIHIIFTGCTYMFMYIGNFAQVSTRGSGLITWIIVNGINFKNIERVWGIFIIGPMMFAIYTTTFVVLIKKLRLRTPGVNGTEIKLHSKKDFKEKINPELNFVKMNDDQELNLIVTIIEGFGGKENILVLANCVSRLRVTVANEKLVDENILNSTGNFGIKKMQNKYQVIYGPKVINIATELKKYLKMEE
- the mnmE gene encoding tRNA uridine-5-carboxymethylaminomethyl(34) synthesis GTPase MnmE is translated as MAKLNDTIVAPATSIATQAIALIRISGDDAFVIINNLLKKKILTQKGVFVRKLYENNNLVDEVVLTTFVNPQSFTGENVVEIACHGGILNTNRIIRLILNLGARMAMKGEFSQRSFLNGKIDLIQAEGINDLIHATNDLALKVGIDNMSGINNKAIVELKANLIDIISRIQVSIDYPDYDDIEGSSVEDLIKLLTLIEQQVTKLLVRSKMANKSVEGIKTAIVGQTNVGKSSILNTLLNEDKAIVTDIPGTTRDIVEGQISLGNVTLNLVDTAGIRQTDDVVESLGIKKSKDLINKADLVIFVMTKNNLDSPENVEILKLLKNKSHILTVNKNELLTKEEIKLIVSKYPQAVFTSAINNEIDDLIFKIKEMYVNEEILASNELILININQIALIESVQEKIKQALQAIQNFMPIDIVNVDLYEAWNYLNELIGEQYDEEIIDNIFRKYCLGK
- the serS gene encoding serine--tRNA ligase, coding for MIDINYVEQNLKEVTERLNSRTQDYTNDLIFAVEKNIARKQILKEVEEVKSSKNLLSKEIGQLLKNNNHKEAKKAKEKVSQMNIVIEKLDKELKKVEAELENKLRYIPNIPNLNMPIGNDDNDNVEVRRFADDKIIKHQTPHWEIASKLNLVDFEAGPKLSGSRFLVYTGLGSKIVRVIADILLSAHTKRGYKEMFVPVIVNSDAMFGTGNLPKFEDDAYKIGDQYLIPTAEVPLTNLHANEILDNNQLPIKYTSFTQCFRQEAGSAGRDTKGMIRLHQFNKVELVKLVHPETSDIELENLVKDAENVLQLFELPYRVVELCTGDVGFSSMKTYDLEVWFPEQNKYREISSCSNCGDFQSRNMSTRFKDSNGKTKLVHTLNGSGVAIDRLFAAILENYWDGEKLVLPKVMRPYFDNQEFLK
- a CDS encoding dual specificity protein phosphatase family protein encodes the protein MTRKLIVNNLTLGDQFSAPSNIAKEVKISDIYYNFFKKNTNIIIRDKDFILLPDKIILNIVDIHDVNTLSERTFIAGLKFLIENEDADTYVHCQLGVSRSPSLVFIYLVSQKFIKADNFSDAIADFIDNFYPYMKLNQGVFDFLKTKFPFVDIAKKAKQEWGNF